A region from the Acinetobacter lwoffii genome encodes:
- a CDS encoding NADP-dependent oxidoreductase, with protein MKTVINQRIVLAKRPVGEPKHSDFRIEQVELNELKQGEILLKTIYLSLDPYMRGRMSDAPSYAAPVEIGEVMVGGTVSQVVASKNPKFKEGEWVLSGNGWQGYAISNGSACQSLGMQPEHPSWALGILGMPGFTAYMGLLDIGQPKAGETLVVAAATGPVGATVGQIGKLKGCRVVGVAGGPEKCRYAVKELGFDACINHHDENFAEQLQQAAPNGIDIYYENVGGKVFDAVWPLLNSAARVPVCGVVSQYNATEQAQGPDRLPGFISTLLKKRIRMQGFIIFDDYGSQYPEFYQQMSEWLKDGKIKYKEHMVQGLDNTINAFNGMLKGENFGKVVVKI; from the coding sequence GTGAAAACAGTTATTAATCAACGCATCGTTTTAGCTAAACGGCCAGTGGGTGAGCCAAAACACAGCGATTTTCGTATTGAACAAGTTGAGCTCAATGAACTTAAACAAGGCGAGATATTGTTAAAAACCATTTACTTGTCACTCGATCCTTATATGCGTGGTCGCATGAGCGATGCTCCTTCATATGCAGCACCGGTTGAAATTGGCGAAGTGATGGTCGGTGGAACAGTCAGTCAAGTGGTGGCCTCTAAAAACCCAAAATTCAAAGAAGGCGAGTGGGTTCTTTCCGGAAATGGCTGGCAGGGCTACGCAATTTCTAATGGGTCTGCCTGTCAAAGCTTAGGTATGCAACCTGAACATCCATCTTGGGCATTGGGTATTTTGGGAATGCCAGGATTTACTGCTTATATGGGGTTGTTGGACATTGGTCAGCCTAAAGCCGGTGAAACATTAGTCGTTGCAGCTGCAACGGGACCTGTTGGTGCTACGGTTGGACAAATTGGCAAACTTAAAGGTTGTCGCGTGGTTGGCGTTGCAGGTGGGCCTGAAAAATGCCGTTATGCAGTAAAAGAACTCGGCTTCGATGCTTGTATCAATCATCATGATGAAAATTTTGCAGAACAATTACAACAAGCAGCTCCCAACGGTATTGATATTTATTATGAGAATGTCGGGGGTAAAGTGTTTGATGCGGTATGGCCATTGCTTAACTCTGCGGCACGTGTACCGGTGTGTGGTGTGGTTTCCCAGTATAACGCTACCGAGCAAGCACAAGGGCCAGACCGTTTACCGGGCTTTATTTCCACCCTTTTAAAAAAGCGTATTCGCATGCAAGGCTTTATTATTTTTGATGATTATGGCAGTCAGTATCCGGAATTCTATCAGCAAATGTCTGAATGGTTGAAAGACGGAAAAATCAAATATAAAGAGCATATGGTGCAAGGTTTAGATAACACGATCAATGCTTTCAATGGTATGTTGAAAGGCGAAAACTTTGGCAAAGTGGTTGTAAAAATTTAA
- a CDS encoding glutathione S-transferase family protein, which translates to MITLHHLDQSRSFRILWLLEEIKQPYELKRYYRDSSTHLAPDSLKTIHPLGKSPVLEWDGKVIAESGAIVELLIQKLAPHLAPDMDESTYVDYLQWIHFSESSAMLPFLLKTFNTIETKQGTKLVFLENYTQVEFDKVFGHLNEYLKDKEFLVADRLTGADFMMGFGLHALVYHMGQGENYPHIQRYVAGLSQLPSWQAAVQIEQNGVKSQK; encoded by the coding sequence ATGATCACACTACATCATTTAGATCAATCACGTTCTTTTCGTATTTTGTGGTTACTTGAAGAAATCAAGCAGCCCTATGAGCTGAAACGCTATTATCGTGACTCAAGCACGCATTTGGCCCCTGACTCTTTAAAAACCATTCACCCTTTAGGGAAATCTCCAGTATTGGAATGGGATGGCAAAGTTATTGCAGAGTCAGGCGCAATCGTTGAGTTATTAATTCAGAAACTTGCGCCGCATTTAGCACCAGATATGGATGAATCTACCTATGTCGATTATCTACAGTGGATTCATTTCTCAGAAAGCTCTGCCATGCTGCCATTTTTGTTAAAAACGTTTAATACGATAGAAACCAAGCAGGGCACGAAGTTGGTATTTCTAGAAAATTATACTCAAGTTGAGTTCGATAAAGTATTTGGCCATTTAAATGAATATTTAAAAGATAAAGAATTTCTAGTGGCAGACCGTTTAACCGGTGCTGACTTCATGATGGGCTTTGGACTACATGCTTTAGTTTATCATATGGGACAAGGTGAAAATTATCCCCATATCCAACGTTACGTAGCAGGTTTAAGCCAACTACCTAGCTGGCAAGCCGCAGTACAAATTGAACAAAATGGTGTGAAAAGTCAAAAATAG